The Candidatus Mycolicibacterium alkanivorans genome contains a region encoding:
- the mycP gene encoding type VII secretion-associated serine protease mycosin codes for MTRIALQFGAVGAVALLISPSAWAVSPPSVDPAAVPPVDSTGPAVPMAQRTECVTTGVIPGTTPGLVSANQQLLNLSEAWRFSRGEGQTVAVIDTGVTPGPRLRNVEPGGDYVSNTDGLSDCDGHGTAAAGIIGGQPGDDGFSGVAPAARLLSIRHTSLAYSPTAPGADPAAFRAAIDIASLARAVVHAADLGARVITISEITCLRADSTLDQQTLGAALRYAAVDKDAVIVAAAGNTGPAVLSGGPECRSNPINPSTEPVDRRNWGGVTSVSVPSWWQPYVLSVGSLAPTGQPSAFTMSGPWLGIAAPGENIVSVGNGPDGGLANGIPGPRGQWTALNGTGYATAYVSGVAALVRSRFPDLLAAQVIQRLQATAHNGPRDPSNLVGAGTVDPVAALTWEVTPVEAGRPADAPARIAAPAAVPRPDHAAGNVAFVGTALLALAVAVAALMARGRKGRQE; via the coding sequence ATGACGCGAATTGCGCTGCAGTTCGGCGCGGTTGGCGCGGTGGCGTTGTTGATCAGCCCATCGGCGTGGGCCGTCAGTCCGCCGTCCGTCGATCCCGCCGCAGTGCCTCCCGTCGACAGCACGGGACCGGCGGTGCCGATGGCCCAGCGGACTGAATGTGTGACCACCGGCGTCATTCCGGGGACCACGCCCGGCCTGGTGTCAGCGAACCAGCAGCTGCTGAATCTTTCCGAAGCGTGGCGGTTCTCCAGGGGAGAGGGACAGACGGTCGCCGTGATCGACACAGGGGTCACCCCAGGCCCGCGACTTCGCAACGTCGAACCGGGTGGGGACTACGTGAGCAACACCGACGGACTGTCCGACTGCGACGGGCACGGCACTGCAGCGGCCGGGATCATCGGTGGGCAGCCGGGAGACGACGGTTTCTCGGGGGTAGCCCCCGCTGCCCGCCTGCTGTCGATCCGCCACACCTCGTTGGCCTACTCGCCCACAGCGCCGGGCGCCGATCCTGCAGCGTTCAGAGCGGCGATCGATATCGCCTCGCTCGCGCGCGCCGTCGTCCATGCCGCCGACCTGGGTGCACGGGTCATCACCATCTCGGAGATCACCTGCCTGCGCGCCGATTCCACCCTCGATCAGCAGACGCTCGGTGCCGCACTGCGCTATGCGGCCGTCGACAAGGACGCGGTGATCGTGGCTGCGGCGGGAAATACCGGTCCCGCAGTACTTTCCGGCGGCCCCGAGTGCCGATCGAACCCAATCAACCCATCCACCGAGCCAGTCGATCGGCGTAACTGGGGCGGCGTCACCTCGGTCTCGGTACCGTCGTGGTGGCAGCCGTACGTTTTGTCGGTCGGCTCGCTGGCGCCGACCGGGCAGCCATCGGCGTTCACGATGTCCGGCCCATGGCTCGGTATCGCTGCCCCCGGCGAGAACATCGTCTCGGTCGGCAACGGTCCGGATGGCGGTTTGGCGAACGGGATCCCCGGACCGCGAGGGCAGTGGACCGCGCTCAACGGCACCGGCTACGCCACGGCCTACGTTTCCGGCGTGGCGGCGCTGGTGCGCAGTCGATTTCCCGACCTGCTTGCCGCTCAGGTGATCCAAAGACTGCAGGCGACCGCGCACAACGGCCCTCGGGATCCATCGAACCTGGTGGGTGCCGGCACGGTTGACCCGGTTGCTGCGCTGACCTGGGAAGTCACCCCGGTCGAGGCCGGTCGGCCCGCTGACGCCCCGGCCCGGATCGCCGCACCGGCGGCGGTGCCGCGCCCAGACCACGCGGCCGGAAATGTCGCGTTCGTCGGCACCGCGCTGCTGGCGCTGGCGGTGGCCGTCGCCGCACTCATGGCCCGCGGACGAAAGGGGCGCCAGGAGTGA
- the eccD gene encoding type VII secretion integral membrane protein EccD, giving the protein MTDITGTAVGAPVLPIVRVAILADGRVADMALPAELPVREILPAVRRLLPPADAEERSAADATPRRLTLAPVGGPPFSPDASLDTVGVVDGDLLVLQPVPSGPPAPGIVEDIADAAAIFSRSRMRPWGIANVRAFARAAVLTLVLSATGCAAAHRVVTGSATSLFVLSGIAALAVIGPLVLRGRASAAGVDVSIVALVPVAGVFAFAVPGGFGPAQVMLAAAGVTAWSTICTILAERGGGFFTATTVVGAAVLAAAAVAEVWHLPVFTLGCGLLVAALLVTVQAAQLSALLARLPLPVIPAPGDPLPSAPAMRVLADLPRRVQVSEAHQTGFIAGAVILSALGSLAIAGRPESPGTWGWYTVVATSVAAVLRARVWDTAACKTWLLAQPVLVSVCLLLLFTATERYLAALSVLTVLTVLTTGFVIVAANPHLAAPGTYSLPMRRMVGFLASAIDASLIPVLAYLMGLFAWVLDR; this is encoded by the coding sequence ATGACTGACATCACCGGGACGGCTGTCGGCGCCCCAGTCCTGCCCATCGTGCGGGTCGCGATCCTCGCCGACGGCCGGGTCGCGGACATGGCTCTGCCCGCCGAGCTTCCGGTACGCGAGATTCTGCCAGCCGTGCGCCGACTGCTTCCCCCAGCCGACGCCGAGGAGCGCTCGGCGGCCGACGCAACGCCGCGCCGGTTGACCCTCGCGCCGGTCGGCGGGCCGCCTTTCTCACCGGACGCCAGTCTCGACACCGTTGGCGTGGTCGACGGTGATCTCCTTGTCCTTCAACCAGTTCCATCCGGACCTCCCGCGCCGGGCATTGTCGAGGACATCGCCGACGCGGCCGCCATCTTCTCGCGGTCACGCATGCGGCCATGGGGCATCGCCAATGTTCGAGCTTTCGCGCGCGCCGCCGTCCTCACGCTTGTGCTGTCTGCCACGGGCTGCGCAGCCGCACACCGTGTCGTCACCGGCTCTGCGACAAGCCTGTTCGTCCTGAGCGGGATTGCCGCCCTCGCGGTGATCGGTCCACTGGTATTGCGGGGGCGGGCCAGCGCCGCGGGGGTGGACGTGTCCATCGTCGCGCTGGTGCCGGTGGCGGGTGTGTTCGCGTTCGCGGTGCCGGGTGGATTCGGGCCGGCGCAGGTCATGCTCGCCGCCGCCGGTGTGACGGCCTGGTCGACGATCTGCACGATCCTTGCGGAGCGTGGCGGCGGATTCTTCACCGCCACAACCGTTGTCGGTGCCGCCGTACTGGCGGCCGCGGCAGTCGCAGAGGTCTGGCACCTGCCGGTGTTCACCCTCGGCTGCGGTCTTCTCGTCGCGGCGCTACTGGTCACCGTGCAAGCCGCGCAGCTCTCGGCTCTGTTGGCCCGGTTGCCGCTGCCGGTCATCCCGGCACCGGGTGATCCGTTGCCGTCAGCCCCTGCGATGCGCGTGCTGGCGGATCTGCCCCGCCGGGTGCAGGTCAGTGAAGCGCACCAGACCGGTTTCATCGCGGGCGCGGTGATACTGTCGGCGCTCGGCTCGCTGGCCATCGCGGGGCGGCCGGAATCACCTGGTACGTGGGGGTGGTATACCGTCGTCGCAACTTCTGTCGCGGCGGTGCTACGTGCGCGGGTGTGGGACACCGCCGCGTGCAAGACCTGGCTGCTGGCACAACCAGTGCTGGTTTCGGTCTGCCTTCTGCTGCTTTTCACCGCCACCGAGCGCTACCTGGCCGCCCTGTCCGTCCTGACCGTCTTGACCGTGTTGACCACTGGATTCGTGATCGTCGCCGCAAATCCCCACCTGGCGGCACCGGGGACGTACTCATTGCCGATGCGCAGGATGGTCGGATTCCTCGCCTCCGCCATCGACGCGTCGCTGATCCCGGTCCTGGCCTATCTGATGGGGTTGTTCGCCTGGGTGCTCGATCGATGA
- a CDS encoding ESX secretion-associated protein EspG: MPDAVELTVESAWFIGDILGSGTFPWVLAITPPYRDGSDRADFVRRQTAELTRLGVITAGRIAPVVREWIHTVCHPERWLELRYAGSATSSRDLLRGIVARRGERTVVALRNAGLVAFSELHIDESRHLVPVVTAGLPGRPPARFDEFALPAAVGVRADRHLRDGAELSGVIDYLGIPDSARLFVESVFGGPRSYVEVVAGERHDTRQQTTEVGIAVVDTVAGRAVISPARAFDGEWVSTFAPGTPFAITLALEHLTMPLPDGRWFPSAHLARDFTTQGC, from the coding sequence GTGCCTGACGCAGTCGAACTGACCGTCGAGTCAGCCTGGTTCATCGGCGACATCCTCGGTAGCGGGACGTTCCCGTGGGTGCTGGCGATCACCCCGCCATACCGGGACGGCTCCGATCGCGCCGACTTCGTGAGGCGACAAACGGCCGAGTTGACGCGCCTTGGTGTGATCACCGCCGGCCGGATCGCGCCGGTGGTGCGGGAATGGATCCACACTGTGTGCCATCCCGAACGATGGCTGGAGCTGCGGTACGCGGGCAGTGCGACGTCGTCCCGGGATCTGCTGCGCGGCATCGTCGCACGCCGCGGCGAACGGACGGTAGTCGCCCTGCGCAATGCGGGGCTGGTCGCTTTCAGTGAGCTCCACATCGACGAGTCACGTCACCTGGTGCCCGTTGTGACCGCCGGACTGCCGGGGCGCCCACCCGCACGCTTCGACGAGTTCGCGTTGCCCGCAGCGGTTGGCGTCAGGGCCGACAGGCATCTACGCGACGGGGCCGAGTTGTCGGGTGTGATCGACTACCTCGGTATCCCCGACTCGGCTCGGCTGTTTGTCGAGTCCGTGTTCGGCGGTCCGCGCAGCTATGTCGAGGTGGTGGCCGGTGAGCGTCATGACACCCGGCAGCAGACCACAGAGGTGGGGATCGCGGTCGTGGACACCGTCGCCGGCCGCGCCGTGATCAGCCCCGCACGAGCATTCGACGGTGAATGGGTCTCCACGTTCGCCCCCGGCACGCCGTTCGCGATCACCCTCGCGCTCGAGCACCTCACCATGCCGCTGCCCGATGGCCGATGGTTCCCGTCGGCTCATCTGGCCCGCGATTTCACCACCCAAGGATGCTGA